Part of the Imperialibacter roseus genome, TCGGGGACATCTGGCTTTGGCTCCACTACGATCAACGTCGGTGAGCTGAGCAACAAGGGTGTGGAACTGCTGTTAAAAGGAACGCCAATAGTTGCCAATGGCTTCAGGTGGGATGTTTCCTTCAACTACGCTCACAACATAAGCAACGTGATCAATCTTGGCACGAACGCACTGGGTGAGCCCATCGAGTTCCTTAACCTTGACGAAGCGAGAACACAACAGGAGAGAATTCGTCACTATGTAGGCCAGCCTTTGGGAGCCATTGCAGGTTACAAGCAAATGGAAATCGACGGCCAAAAAGTATATGACGCCGACGGATATCCAGTGAGAGGAGACTTCGACCTTATCGCACCGGGACGTCACCCTGTCAGCGCCGGCATTAGCAATACATTCACCTATAAAAACTTTACGCTCGACTTCCTGATCGATATCCGCAGTGGTGGTTATCTGGCATCAAGTACAAACGTAGTAGCCTACAACCTTGGCCTGCACAAAGAAACCCTCCCAGGTCGTGAAAACGGGCTGAGCATTTCCGGAGTGGATGAAGAAGGACAAGCACAGACCTGGAACATTGCTCCTGAAAATGTAGACAACTACTACAGCCGCTATTCTCAAATCACTGACAATTTCGTGTACAATGCGTCTTTCGGTAAACTCAGGTCGCTGTCTTTGGGTTATAGCCTGCCTTCTACGCTATTGGCGAAGACCCCAATTGAGTCGCTTCGGTTCTCAATAGTTGGTAGAAACCTGGCTTTGCTTTGGTCAAGTGTTCCAAATATTGACCCTGAGTCTGCTTACAACAATAGCGGAAATGCGCAGGGGCTTGACTTCTTCGCCATGCCGACAACAAGAAACTTTGGTTTCAACCTGTCGGCGTCATTCTAAACTTTAAATGAAGAGAAATATGAAGAATATAAAGAAATATTTAAGCGCCGCATTGGTGCTCGTCTTCATCATGAGTTCATGTAACGAAGACAACCTGATTGAGCTCAACATAAACAAAAATGCCTCCGAAGAAATAGACCTTTCGTATCTGCTGGCATATGGACAGTTGAGGGTAGCTGGTGCCCGCTACGAAAACTGGAGAACGAACTTGATTTATTGCTCTACTATGATCCAACACAACGCCTCGTTGCAAGGTTACTGGAGTGGCGATAAATACTACTACAACGCACAATACAGCGGTGCTTTTATGGAAAGTCACTATACCGACGCCATCAAAACACTGACTCATGTAGTGGATCAAACAGCGGACGTGCCAGAGTTGGTTAACCTGCATGGTGCGGCCACTATCATGCGTTCTTTCGATCTTCACAAAATGACTGATCTTTATGGAAACGTTCCTTTCTTCCAGGCTGGAAGGGGGCTCGACGGAGCCGAAAACTGGTTCCCAAAGTACGATGCTCAATCTGAAATCTATGCGGCCCTGATAAGCGATATTAAAGCAGCAAGAGACGGATTTGACCCAAGCATTAACAATTTGGGCTCTCAGGACATCCTGTTTAAGGGAGATACTGAGAAGTGGGTGAAGTTTGCGAATTCATTACTAATGAGAATAGCGCTTCGTATGAGCAAAGTGAATCCTACAGAAGCGCAAGCTGTGTTTGTTGAAGCAGCTGGCGGTGCAATGACATCAAATGATGACAACGCATTTTTGGCTCAACAAAACGGTCCTGCTGGTGATACCAACCAGAACGGCACTTCACTTGTGCTTTCCAATGCCGGCGGTGGCGGTGGCGATGCCAGCAATGGCCGTGTCAGTGAATTCCTTGTAAATTGGCTAACGGACAACAATGACCCACGTAAAATGATCATTGTAGGTGGTACCGGTGACCCGTATAATAGCACTACCTGGAACACCGATCCCGATAGTCAACAAGGCTTGCCCAATGGTTACACTTCGCAAACCATAACGGCCATCAATCCTGATTTTGAAAGCGTAAATGAGTACTCTTTCATCAATCGTGAGATTTTAGATCTGGATGATCCTTATCCATTCCTTAGCTACGCTGAAGTAGAACTGATGAAAGCTGAGGCAGCGGTGAAGGGTTGGTTGTCATCTGATCCTGAAGCACATTTTGTGGCTGGAGTTACAGCAGCCATCCAGTCATGGGAGGCATTTGGCATCTCAAATGCAGCAAGTGCTTCGGAAATCAGCACATACATCGCCGGGCTTGACTTTGCGGGAGCATCAGACGCTGCTAAACTGGAATTGATTGGCGAGCAATACTGGGCCGCCACTTACCTGAACCACGTTGAGGCATGGAACAACTGGAGAAGAACAGGATTTCCTGCCTTCACTCCTACAAGCGACCCGAACAACATCACTGGCGGAACTGTGCCAAGAAGGTTGAGGTACTATGAGTCAGAAGCTGGCAGCAACCCTGACAACTACCAAAGCGCCGTTCAGGCCCAGGGGCCAGACCTTCTTACCACAAGAATGTGGTGGGATGTTGAATAAATTCTCTTTCCATTGATATTTCAAATACTCATCTATTGATAAGGGCACCTTCGGGTGCCTTTATTTTTCCACTCTTCCCAGCCACAACTTATTAATGGACTATGCATTGTTATCCTTGCCAAACCTTCTTAAATTTTGATTTTACATAACCCTACTTGAACATGTATACCAGGCTCATCACCGGGCTTCTGTCCATTGCCTTTGCGGGATTAATTATTTCCCTGCCTGGATGCAAAGACTCAACATCTTCAGGAGACCTGCCCGAAACCGTCAGCTACAATTTTCATATCCGCCCTTTGATGAGCGACAGGTGCTTCGCTTGCCATGGTCCCGATAAAAACAAAGTGAAAGCCGGCCTAAGGCTTGATATTCCTGAGCTGGCTCTCGGTGAATTGAAAGAGAATAAAGGGAAATTTGCCATCGTCCCTGGAAAGCCAGAGGAGTCGGAGTTGGTGAAGCGCATTTCTTCTACCGACCCTACCTACCAAATGCCGTCGCCTGAGTCGCACCTGCCTCTTTTGACTGAAAATGAAATAGCGCTTGTTAAAAAATGGATCAGGCAGGGCGCAAAATTTGAAAAGCTTTGGTCCTTCACGTCTCCCAAAAAAGCGGTCCTTCCAAAAGTGAAGGGCGAAGACTGGCCTAAAACCGACCTTGACCTTTTCGTCGTGAAAAAAATGGAGGAAAAAGGACTGAAACCCAACGAAGAGGCGGACAAAGAACGCTTGCTGAAAAGGGTTTCTCTCGATCTGACCGGGCTGCCTCCGTCGCTTGATCTCATGGATCGCTTTATGGCCGACAAAAGCGATGAGGCTTATGAAAAGGTTGTGGACGAATTGATGAACAGCCCTGCTTATGGAGAAAGAATGGCCGTTCACTGGCTGGACGTCGGCCGCTATTCCGATTCCTACGGCTATCAGGACGATAATATCCGCACGCAATGGCCCTGGCGGGATTGGGTGATCCATGCCTTCAACGACAACCTTCCTTACGACAAATTTCTCACCTGGCAGTTGGCTGGAGACATGCTTCCCGACGCCGATAAAGAGAAAATCCTTGCTACCGGCTTTTTGAGAAACCATAAATACACAGAGGAAGGTGGTGTGATAGAAGAGGAGTATAGAATCGAGTACCTCCTCGACAAAACCAAGACATATAGTAAAGGAATTATTGGTCTTACGGTAGAATGTGCCCAGTGCCACGATCACAAATACGATCCGATTTCGCAAAAGGACTACTATAAAATGTTGGCCTTCTTTAACAATACACCTGAAGTCGGGTACGAGGGCGACATATCCGTTTCGAAACCAGCTAAAGCACCAAGGCTTGAAATTACAACGGCCGATCTTGATGGAGTACTTTCATTTATCAGACAGCTGGAAAAAGACACCATGATGGTGTCAGTGATGGACGAGCTTGACACCCTGCGCAAAACTTACGTGCTCAACCGGGGGCAGTACGATTCGCCAACAGATGAAGTGAAACCACAACCTCTGTCAGAAGTCATGGTTTTTGATACCACTGCCTACCCAAGAAACCGCTTAGGCTTGGCCAAATGGACCGTCGACAAAAACAATCCTTTGACAGCCAGGGTATTTGTGAATCAGGTATGGCAAATGATCTTCGGCCAGGGAATTGTAAAAACCGCCGGCGACTTTGGTATGCAGGGCGACCTACCTTCACACCCTGAGCTGCTCGACTGGCTGGCGGTCGACTTTATGGAAAATGACTGGGACATCAAATACCTGGTCAAGCAAATCGTGACATCGGCTACGTACAGGCAATCCAGCAGCGTTTCGAAAGAAAAGCTGGCCATCGACCCCGACAATATTTACCTCAGCCATGGGCCTCGCTTCCGGTTACCGGCTGAGTTCGTAAAAGACCTCATTCTGGCTAGCAGTGGACTTTTGGTGAACAAAATCGGTGGCCCCAGTGTGAAGGCTTATCAACCCGACGGCCTTTGGGAGGCTGCCACTTCGGGCAGAGGTGTTTTAGCAACTTACCAGCAAGACCATGGGGAAGATTTGTACCGCCGGGGTATGTACACTTTCATCAAACTCACACTGCCTCCTCCCTCTCTGATGATTTTCGATGGCAGCAACAGAGACCAATGTGAGGTAAAACGACCTCAGACCAACACGCCTCTCCAAGCACTTGTCATGATGAACGATCCAACCATGTTAGAAGCTTCACGGGTGCTGGCCGAAAAGCTGGTCAAGGAGCAGACGGGCACAGAAGACAAAATAACAAAAGCCTTCAGGCTGATTGTGTGCCGGGTGCCGAAGGAGTCTGAGAAAGATTTGCTGAACAGTTATTTTTCAGAACAACTGGGCATTTACCAAAGCCAGGCTATTGACCCTTCGGAGGTGCTAAATGTGGGTGAATTTCCTCATTTGGAAGTAGAGAAAAGTGAGGCGGCAGCGCTTGCCAACGTGATTCAACTGATCTATAACATGGAGGAATCCATTACAAAGACATAAGCCATGGAAAAAGAACAACTGGAAAACGGCTTAAACCAAAACAGGCGAAAATTTCTTTCGAAGTTAAGTCTCGGCATTGGTAGTGCGGCACTGGGTTCGCTGCTGATTCCTGATTTATTCAAGGGAGGCTCTAGTCCGGAAGAAGAGCTTTTTGCACAGCTCCCCCATTTTGCGCCAAAGGCCAAACGGATCATTTACCTCTTCCAAAATGGTGCCCCCTCTCAGCTTGACCTTTTCGACTACAAACCCATGCTGCAAAAAATGCACGGGGAAGACTTGCCAGAGTCGATTCGTCAGGGTCAGCGATTGACAGGCATGACGTCCGGGCAGTCCAAATTTCCACTGGCCGGAACAATTTTCGACTTTAAACAATACGGCCAGTCTCGTGCCTGGATCAGCGACTTGCTGCCCCACACCGCCAGCATAGCTGACGAACTCTGCTTCGTAAAAAGCATTTATACCGAGGCCATCAACCACGACCCGGCACTCACCTTTTTCCAGACCGGTGCCCAGGTAGGCAACCGCCCAAGCATGGGGGCATGGCTGAGTTACGGGCTGGGAAGTGAAAACAAAAACCTCCCCGCTTTCTGCGTTTTGCTTTCAAAAGGAAAAGGTAATGGCCAGGGAGTTTACTCAAAGCTTTGGACCAACGGCTTCCTCGACTCCGTTCATCAGGGTGTCCAGTTCTCCAGTGGCGACGACCCTGTGCTCTACCTCAACAACCCCGAGGGAATGGACAGGGCGGAAAGAAGAAAAATGCTCGATCACCTGGCAGCGTTGAATCAGGAAAACTACGAAGAGTTCGGGGATCCTGAGATTGCTGCCAAAATTCAACAATACGAGTTGGCTTACCGAATGCAGACTTCGGTGCCAGAGCTTACAAATTTAAAAAATGAGCCGGAGTCAATTGTGAAAATGTACGGCCCCGAATGCATGGTGCCCGGTACCTATGCCGCCAACTGCCTGCTGGCCCGCAAGCTCAGCGAAGGTGGCGTTCGGTTTGTGCAACTCTACCATCAGGGGTGGGATGCCCACGATAACCTGCCTGGCCAAATTGTTGGCCAGTGCAAAGATGTGGATCAATCGTCGGCAGCACTCGTAATGGATTTGAAGCAAAGAGGCCTCCTCGACGAAACCCTCGTAATTTGGGGCGGTGAGTTTGGCAGAACCAACTATTGCCAGGGCAAGCTCACTGGCGACAACTACGGCCGTGACCACCATCCCCGGTGCTTCACTATATGGATGGCAGGTGGGGGCATCAAGCCTGGAATGGTCTACGGGGAAACTGACGAGTTTGGCTATAATATCACCGAAAACCCCGTGCATGTCAACGATTTTCATGCGACCGTGCTCAACCAAATGGGGCTTGATCATGAGAAGCTGATCTACAAGCATTTGGGAAGAAGGTACCGGTTGACTGATGTAGCCGGAAAGGTAGTGAAAGGAATTATTGCTTAGCAAGAACACCCGAAAAATGAAAAGAAGAACTTTTGTAAAAAACAGTGCCCTTGCCGCTTCGGCTGTTATGGCTGGGCCTTCTCTGTTAGCCAGAAATCCGAAGCAAGACATCATCCTCGGCCACGGAAAAAAGCGCTACAAGCTCGACACCAAATGGAGCCAGGCCGACATCACCAAATACCCGGTGAAAGACTGCCACGAAATGGTGCAGGACAGCAAAGGCCGCATCCTGCTCCTCACCAACGAGACCAAAAACAATGTCATTATCTACGACAAAAAAGGGAAGCTGCTTTCAACGTGGGGATCGGAATACCCCGGGGCTCATGGGTTGACTTTGTTTGACGAAAATGGCACCGAAGTGCTCTTCATCTGCGACAACAACCGCCATCAGGTAATTAA contains:
- a CDS encoding PSD1 and planctomycete cytochrome C domain-containing protein, encoding MYTRLITGLLSIAFAGLIISLPGCKDSTSSGDLPETVSYNFHIRPLMSDRCFACHGPDKNKVKAGLRLDIPELALGELKENKGKFAIVPGKPEESELVKRISSTDPTYQMPSPESHLPLLTENEIALVKKWIRQGAKFEKLWSFTSPKKAVLPKVKGEDWPKTDLDLFVVKKMEEKGLKPNEEADKERLLKRVSLDLTGLPPSLDLMDRFMADKSDEAYEKVVDELMNSPAYGERMAVHWLDVGRYSDSYGYQDDNIRTQWPWRDWVIHAFNDNLPYDKFLTWQLAGDMLPDADKEKILATGFLRNHKYTEEGGVIEEEYRIEYLLDKTKTYSKGIIGLTVECAQCHDHKYDPISQKDYYKMLAFFNNTPEVGYEGDISVSKPAKAPRLEITTADLDGVLSFIRQLEKDTMMVSVMDELDTLRKTYVLNRGQYDSPTDEVKPQPLSEVMVFDTTAYPRNRLGLAKWTVDKNNPLTARVFVNQVWQMIFGQGIVKTAGDFGMQGDLPSHPELLDWLAVDFMENDWDIKYLVKQIVTSATYRQSSSVSKEKLAIDPDNIYLSHGPRFRLPAEFVKDLILASSGLLVNKIGGPSVKAYQPDGLWEAATSGRGVLATYQQDHGEDLYRRGMYTFIKLTLPPPSLMIFDGSNRDQCEVKRPQTNTPLQALVMMNDPTMLEASRVLAEKLVKEQTGTEDKITKAFRLIVCRVPKESEKDLLNSYFSEQLGIYQSQAIDPSEVLNVGEFPHLEVEKSEAAALANVIQLIYNMEESITKT
- a CDS encoding DUF1501 domain-containing protein yields the protein MEKEQLENGLNQNRRKFLSKLSLGIGSAALGSLLIPDLFKGGSSPEEELFAQLPHFAPKAKRIIYLFQNGAPSQLDLFDYKPMLQKMHGEDLPESIRQGQRLTGMTSGQSKFPLAGTIFDFKQYGQSRAWISDLLPHTASIADELCFVKSIYTEAINHDPALTFFQTGAQVGNRPSMGAWLSYGLGSENKNLPAFCVLLSKGKGNGQGVYSKLWTNGFLDSVHQGVQFSSGDDPVLYLNNPEGMDRAERRKMLDHLAALNQENYEEFGDPEIAAKIQQYELAYRMQTSVPELTNLKNEPESIVKMYGPECMVPGTYAANCLLARKLSEGGVRFVQLYHQGWDAHDNLPGQIVGQCKDVDQSSAALVMDLKQRGLLDETLVIWGGEFGRTNYCQGKLTGDNYGRDHHPRCFTIWMAGGGIKPGMVYGETDEFGYNITENPVHVNDFHATVLNQMGLDHEKLIYKHLGRRYRLTDVAGKVVKGIIA
- a CDS encoding SusD/RagB family nutrient-binding outer membrane lipoprotein, with product MKNIKKYLSAALVLVFIMSSCNEDNLIELNINKNASEEIDLSYLLAYGQLRVAGARYENWRTNLIYCSTMIQHNASLQGYWSGDKYYYNAQYSGAFMESHYTDAIKTLTHVVDQTADVPELVNLHGAATIMRSFDLHKMTDLYGNVPFFQAGRGLDGAENWFPKYDAQSEIYAALISDIKAARDGFDPSINNLGSQDILFKGDTEKWVKFANSLLMRIALRMSKVNPTEAQAVFVEAAGGAMTSNDDNAFLAQQNGPAGDTNQNGTSLVLSNAGGGGGDASNGRVSEFLVNWLTDNNDPRKMIIVGGTGDPYNSTTWNTDPDSQQGLPNGYTSQTITAINPDFESVNEYSFINREILDLDDPYPFLSYAEVELMKAEAAVKGWLSSDPEAHFVAGVTAAIQSWEAFGISNAASASEISTYIAGLDFAGASDAAKLELIGEQYWAATYLNHVEAWNNWRRTGFPAFTPTSDPNNITGGTVPRRLRYYESEAGSNPDNYQSAVQAQGPDLLTTRMWWDVE